The sequence below is a genomic window from Haematobia irritans isolate KBUSLIRL chromosome 3, ASM5000362v1, whole genome shotgun sequence.
tgcgttctagagcgaaaaggactttaattcgtgaccacccccaaaaaattgaaaaatccatccaaaacctacaaaaattgaaatttttatatgaaaaacttcttttgcccatatctccttaaatatgcgttctagagcgaaaaggactttaattcgtgaccacccccaaaaaattgaaaaatccacccaaaacctacaaaaattgaaatttttatatgaaaaacttcttttgcccatatctccttaaatatgcgtcctagagcgaaaaggactttaattcgtgaccacccccaaaaaattggaaaatccacccaaaacctaaaaaaattgaaatttttatatgaaaaacttcttttgcccatatctccttaaatatgcgtcctagagcgaaaaggactttaattcgtgaccacccccaaaaaattgaaaaatccactcaaaacctaaaaaaattgaaatttttatatgaaaaacttcttttgcccatatctccttaaatatgcgtcctagagcgaaaaggactttaattcgtgaccacccccaaaaaattgaaaaatccacccaaaacctaaaaaatttaaatttttatatgaaaaacttcttttgcccatatctccttaaatatgcgttctagagcgaaaaggactttaattcgtgaccacccccaaaaaattgaaaaatccacccaaaacctaaaaaaatttaaatttttatatgaaaaacttcttttgcccatatctccttaaatatgcgtcctagagcgaaaaggactttaattcgtgaccacccccaaaaaattgaaaaatccacccaaaacctaaaaaaattgaaatttttatatgaaaaacttcttttgcccatatctccttaaatatgcgtcctagagcgaaaaggactttaattcgtgaccacccccaaaaaattgaaaaatccacccaaaacctaaaaaaattgacatttttatatgaaaaacttcttttgcccatatctccttaaatatgcgttctagagcgaaagggactttaattcgtgaccacccccaaaaaattgaaaaatccacccaaaacctaaaaaaattgacatttttatatgaaaaacttcttttgcccatatctccttaaatatgcgttctagagcgaaagggactttaattcgtgaccacccccaaaaaattgaaaaatccacccaaaacctaaaaaaatttaaatttttatatgaaaaacttcttttgcccatatctccttaaatatgcgtcctagagcgaaaaggactttaattcgtgaccacccccaaaaaattgaaaaatccacccaaaacctaaaaaaatttaaatttttatatgaaaaacttcttttgcccatatctccttaaatatgcgtcctagagcgaaaaggactttaattcgtgaccacccccaaaaaattgaaaaatccacccaaaacctaaaaaaattgacatttttatatgaaaaacttcttttgcccatatctccttaaatatgcgtcctagagcgaaaaggactttaattcgtgaccacccccaaaaaattgaaaaatccacccaaaacctaaaaaaattgaaatttttatatgaaaaacttcttttgcccatatctccttaaatatgcgtcctagagcgaaaaggactttaattcgtgaccacccccaaaaaattgaaaaatccacccaaaacctacaaaaattgaaatttttatatgaaaaacttcttttgcccatatctccttaaatatgcgtcctagagcgaaaagggctttaattcgtgaccaccccaaaaaattgaaaaacccacccaaaacctacaaaaattgaaatttttatatgaaaaacttcttttgcccatatctccttaaatatgcgtcctagagcgaaaaggactttaattcgtgaccacccccaaaaaattgaaaaatccacccaaaacctacaaaaattgacatttttatatgaaaaacttcttttgcccatatctccttaaatatgcgtcctagagcgaaaaggactttaattcgtgaccacccccaaaaaattgaaaaatccacgcaaaacctaaaaaaatttaaatttttatatgaaaaacttcttttgcccatatctccttaaatatgcgtcctagagcgaaaaggactttaattcgtgaccacccccaaaaaattgaaaaatccacccaaaacctacaaaaattgaaatttttatatgaaaaacttcttttgcccatatctccttaaatatgcgtcctagagcgaaaaggactttaattcgtgaccacccccaaaaaattgaaaaatccacccaaaacctaaaaaaattgaaattttaatatgaaaaacttcttttgcccatatctccttaaatatgcgtcctagagcgaaaaggactttaattcgtgacaacccccaaaaaatttaaaaatccacccaaaacctaaaaaaattgacatttttatatgaaaaacttcttttgcccatatctccttaaatatgcgtcctagagcgaaaaggactttaattcgtgaccacccccaaaaaattgaaaaatccacccaaaacctaaaaaaattgaaatttttatatgaaaaacttcttttgcccatatctccttaaatatgcgtcctagagcgaaaaggactttaattcgtgaccacccccaaaaaattgaaaaatccgcccaaaacctacaaaaattgaaatttttatatgaaaaacttcttttgcccatatctccttaaatatgcgtcctagagcgaaaaggactttaattcgtgaccacccccaaaaaattgaaaaatccacccaaaacctacaaaaattgaaatttttatatgaaaaatttttttggccatatctccttaaatatgcgtcctagagcgaaaaggactttaattcgtgaccacccccaaaaaattgaaaaatccaccgaaaacctacaaaaatttaaatttttatatgaaaaacttcttttgcccatatctccttaaatatgcgtcctagagcgaaaaggactttaattcgtgaccacccccaaaaaattgaaaaatccacccaaaacctaaaaaaattgaaatttttatatgaaaaacttattttgcccatatctccttaaatatgcgtcctagagcgaaaaggactttaattcgtgaccaccccaaaaaaattgaaaaatccaccctaaacctaaaaaaatttaaatttttatatgaaaaacttcttttgcccatatctccttaaatatgcgtcctagagcgaaaaggactttaattcgtgaccaaccccaaaaaattgaaaaatccacccaaaacctaaaaaaaatgaaatttttatatgaaaaacttcttttgcccatatctccttaaatatgcgtcctagagcgaaaaggactttaattcgtgaccacccccaaaaaattgaaaaatccacccaaaacctacaaaaattgaaatttttatatgaaaaacttcttttgcccatatctccttaaatatgcgtcctagagcgaaaaggactttaattcgtgaccacccccaaaaaatttaaaaatccacccaaaacctaaaaaaattgaaatttttatatgaaaaacttcttttgcccatatctccttaaatatgcgtcctagagcgaaaaggactttaattcgtgaccacccccaaaaaattgaaaaatccacccaaaacctaaaaaaattgaaatttttatatgaaaaacttcttttgcccatatctccttaaatatgcgtcctagagcgaaaaggactttaattcgtgaccacccccaaaaaattgaaaaatccacccaaaacctaaaaaaattgacatttttatatgaaaaacttcttttgcccatatctccttaaatatgcgtcctagagcgaaaaggactttaattcgtgaccacccccaaaaaattgaaaaatccacccaaaacctaaaaaaattgaaatttttttatgaaaaacttcttttgcccatatctccttaaatatgcgtcctagagcgaaaaggactttaattcgtgaccacccccaaaaaattgaaaaatccacccaaaacctacaaaaattgaaatttttatatgaaaaacttcttttgcccatatctccttaaatatgcgtcctagagcgaaaaggactttaattcgtgaccacccccaaaaaattgaaaaatccacccaaaacctaaaaaaattgacatttttatatgaaaaacttcttgcacAGGTTTGTGGGGGGATTGTGACAGATGACAGTGGAGAATCAATGTGGTAGATGAAATCCCCTGTATGAGATGAGTGGACTGTATaaggttgtgtgtgtgtgtgtgcttgggtttattatttctcaaagtaatgagaaataataaacaaagcGTTTGATGGAGTGAAACCCAACCGGAAAAGgaacaaaaaataacaagtgGAGTTTTCAGTTTTCAATGTACAAttaacaatatttatttataatatatgatatatgatatagggGAAAAGGTAGAGAAGAGAGATCAGCAGAGGAGAAATACAATGCTTACCGTCGGGTAGTTAGAGAAGAAGTGAAAGAAAGTAAGGATTTTACGGAATGGATAGCTtattgtactaaattttatgAAGCTACTATTCACAATAGGCGTTATCGATATCAATTCAGCGACTTTTTAGTAATAGCAATTCAAAATTGAGAAATTCATAAAACTCGATAATTACAATATAATCAAATTCATTATTATACAATTCAAATTCATAACAATTCAGGATATACAAgttataaaattcataaaaatgtttggcaaactATGAAGTTTGTCCATGCCCCCGGCCTTGCACTTATGCAAAATTCGATTTGCAAAGCACGGTTGCAATGGACTTTATAGCTTCGGCCAGAATGTGTTGGTTACGCTTGGGACGTTGGTTGGAGCGTCTCTTCTTAATTTTGCTGTTGGTGTGAGCATGTTGTGATGTGGGTTGTCGTGGCTGTCTTCTTTTTGTAGTTGGTGGTTGCGGTATAGGGTTCTTCGTGAACCATCTGATGGGCCTTCTTGTGTGTTGAGTTGTTGCATTGTTTTGTCTTCCCTTGATTATTACTCGTCTCGTAGTGGTATTGTTTCTTAATGTTGTTTGGCGTGTCGTCGTGTTCCTCTCCCTAGGCGTGTAGTAGGCTGGTGAAGTTGCGGATGGCGTCCTCGCTATTTGTGGGTGTAGCATAGTGTGATGCTGATAGCCGCACTTGCGACAGGTCGCTGGGGAACTGCACCGTTCTACTGTGTGGCTTTTTGCCAAACAGTTCATGCAGTAATTATAGGTCCGAACCGTCACCCTTCTATCCGCCACAGGCATCATTATAAAAATTGGGCAATCCCGCAAAGAATGTCTTTCCTTGCAGATGCCGCAGTCATAAACTTGATGGTGGGACATTTTGAGTTAGTGATCTGTAAATGGAATGGACTTTAGTATGGGATAATGGGAAGGATGATGTATGAAATGATTATATGAGAGGAAGGAATGTGAAAAGGTAAGATTTAAGAGGTTGATTCAGGAGAGGTTTGGTCTAAGAGCGGTAAGTAACATAATTTCACGATGGGACGAGTGATAATTCCAGAAGCAACTTTGATATCCGCAACTCGAATATTATTGTCGGAACCATGATGAGTATTTACGATTCTACCCAAGCGCCAGTCGCTAGGTGGTAACAAATCGTCCATTACGACAACCAAATCGCCAATCTTTAAATTGGGACCTGAATTTTTCCACTTATATCGTTTGTGTAGAGATTTTAGATAATCCTCTTTCCATCTAATAGCAAATTGATGATGCAGAGCCTTTAACTTTGTCCATCTATTGAGAAGAGATAAGTTTTGAGATGGGGTTTCAGGGAAAGACATAATTGGTGATCCTTTTAAAAAGTGACCCGGAGTAAGAGCTGTCAAATCTGATGGATCTTCAGAAACGGCAGATATGGGACGTGAATTTAGGATTCCTTCAATCCTAGCGAGAATTGTAGCAAATTGTTCGAATGTGAATTTATGGGCACCAGCAATTCTTTTAAAATGATGTTTAAAACTTTTCACTGCCGATTCCCATAATCCGCCCATATGCGGGGCATGCGGTGGGATAAATTGCCACTCAAAGCCATGGGTTGAATATTTTTGAGATATGTCACTGGCGGTGGATTTAACAAAAGCAGAAAATTCTTTTAGTAATTTTCGGCTTGCACCAATAAAATTTCTTCCATTATCGGAAACAACCCTATGGGGTAGCCCCCGCCTCCCGACGAATCGTGTAAATGCAGCCTCAAAGGCTAGAGACGATAATTCTGAACAGGGTTCTAAGTGGATAGCTTTCGTGGTGAAACAAACGAAAATTGAAACGTAGCTTTTTATTATCGGAGCCCTTTTTAGAGTGGAACTTTTCAGCTCAAAAGGCCCTGCGAAATCGACCCCGGTGATATTGAAAGGAGGGGATAGTTCACATCGCACAGATGGAAGGGGAGCCATTATCTGGCTACAAGacttttgtttaaatataacaCATGTTCGGCATTTATGAATTATAGCCTTTACTCGCGGTTTTAAACgggatatataaaattctgtctgtACCATTCTGCACATAAGTGTACAATCGGCATGAGCTAATAATTGATGCAAATTTAATAAGTATAAGTGACTGAAACGTGAGTTCCCCGAGAGAATAATAGGAAATCGCTCGTTGTATGGTAGCGATGAATCGGCGAGTCTTCCATTCACTCGCATTATATTTTCATGAGAAAGAAATGgattcaaacattttaattggctttTATCATTAATTGGTTTCGATTCAAGAAGATTAGAATATTCATCAgggtaaaatttcttttgcgaCAATATAATTAAACGTGACTTAACAAATGCAACTTCTTTATGAGTAAGAAATGGATTCGACATTTTTATTGTCGATCTCCGTCGACTTAGGCAATTGTTATAAAAACGAAACATGTAGGATATAACTCGCAATGCGCGATTGTAAGACGAAAATCTGAGTAAAATATCATTATCGTCATTTGTACTATGATAAGTTTGCACATTTACTCGCTTTCCTAATTCTGGTGCAACCAATGGATTTCTTTTAGGCCACGTTGAGTGTGGTTGAGTTAGCCATTTTGGACCATTAAACCATAAAGAATTAGGTGTTAAATCTTGAGGTCGGCAACCCCTAGTACCGAGATCTGCTGGATTATCCTGAGTTGGGACATGTCGCCAATTGCTACCAGGAACTAACTCGTGAATTTGTGAGGTCCTATTCGCAATGTACGTCTCCCAGGTCCAAGGTGGTTTCGAAAGCCAACCAAGGACAATTGAAGAGTCAGTCCATAAAGTAATGGAGCTTATTTTGAAATCAAAGGTCGAAGTGACATAATTGACGAGTTTAGCTAAAAGAAATGCACCATTAAGTTCCAATCTTGGCAAACATACAGGTTTGAGAGGAGCGACTTTGCTTTTAGCAACCAGTAAATTAGAAAACACAACTGATTTATTAGTCTGGCATCGCAAATAAACACAGGCACAATATGCAGCCTGAGACGAATCTGAAAACCCGTGGATTTCTAAAGTATCAGTAGGACAACATTGAATCCATCTTGATATAGAGATAGAATTAATGTGAGGGAAATCGAATACGAGCCTATTCCAAGTCGATTGTGACTCTGGACCAAGATTGTCATCCCATCCAATTCCTTCTAGCCACAATTGTTGCATTAATATTTTTGCCCGAATAATAACCGGTGCTATCCATCCCGCGGGATCAAATAATTGGGCAATGGACGATAAAACCATTCTTTTCGTCATAGTCTGTCCAGACTGTATTGGATTTATTGAGTAAGTAAACGAATCTGACAACGCGTTCCACTTTATACCCAAGGTTTTTGTAGAACTTGACTCATGGAAGCGTAAAAATTCAGAATCGTATAAGTCCTGAGGCGGAATATGAGCGAGTAATTGTGGATCATTAGCAATGATCTTCTTCAGAGGAAAACCGGCATTCTTTAAAATATCAATTAGATCATTTCGAGCCTTCAAAGCTTCCTGAATAGAAAACCCGCCCGATAAAATGTCGTCAACATATGTTTCGTGTTTAAGTATTCGAGCTACTATGGGATGAGTTGCTTGGACATCAGATGCCAGTTGTAAAAGAGTACGTATAGCCAGGAATGGCGCGCAATTAATGCCAAAAGTTACTGTTTTGAGTTGATAATCTTTAATAGAGTTATTATCGGAGGGTTTGAATAAAATTCGTTGATACGGTCTATCATGGGGGTGTACAAGAATCTGTCTGTACATTTTTTGAATATCCCCGCAGAAAACATACTGATATTTCCGCCAATTTAGAATAACAGAAGTTAGATCAGATTGTAATGTGGGACCGGTGTGTAATATATCGTTAAGAGAATAGCCTGATTTCGTTTTTCGGGACGCATTAAAAACAATTCGAACCTTTGTGGACTTATGTTCTGGTCGTACCACAGCGTGATGTGGCaagtaaaatgaattaaatttatcaTCAAAAGAAATTTCGCGCGAAGACGTTTCTTCCGCGTGATCAAGCGCAATATATTCGTTCAGAACATCATGGTACTGTGTTCTTAATTCAGAATCTTTGGAAAGATTTCGTTCCATACGATTGTACTGAGCCAAAGCCATATATCTAGAAGGACCCAAGTACAATGAATCAGAAAATTCTTCCTTAAAAGGAAGTCGTACCATGTAACGACCATCGGGTAAACGAGTTGTAGTTTTTCTGTAATATTCTTCACAGAACGCATCAGCAGCTGAGACGAGATGGGATGTAGGAACTTCTtcttgttcccaaaattttcttagcatTTCGTTAATAGAGGATTCTTCGAATTCATGAACATTTACGGAGAATGAATGTATTGTTTCAGTCCGCATTGGACCACTGAGAACCCAGCCAAATATCGTATTATAGGCTGAAGTTTCgccacaaatatttttcttgattccttcaatattaataaaacgttCGGAATCATTACCCAGAACCAAATCAATTTGCGAAGATTTGTTGAAATATGGATCTGCCAACTCTAAATTTTCCAATTCTGAATTATTTGGTATTTCAAACGAAACGGCAGGAAGACGTTTTGTCACTTGCGGCAAAACAATGGCAGAAACTGAGAATCGTATTTCATGTTTCTTTGACACTATGGACAATTGACATTGTTTGTCAGATGTTTGACGCTGGCCACCAATTCcagatatttcaaaatttgacttagTAGTCGGAAGTTGTAAACGGGTTTGAATTCGTTTTGAAATAAATGTTCGTTGAGAACCCGGATCTATAAGAGCTCTAATCGTGAACAAT
It includes:
- the LOC142231068 gene encoding uncharacterized protein LOC142231068, with the translated sequence MNPTNNPNELSSGPSGSNASSNSNAAVAASPAYDRFLFDCEYLILFCTQFEQCDIRDQTDSVLEVKLEDLEKRWQQLQTSYQNIMLSPSSTDPKDIKANAKINFNASSEAYYTARSQILDILRISGGQARQNARHSLVPEYIPQNQSSIPASSHNSNDSYIKVPPCDTEVFKGGYEEWPSFRDMFTAVYVNHPKLTPAQKLYHLRNKTRGPAGAIVKRYTLCDENFNMAWNALKARYENKRVLVDNQLKILFNIPVANVENSESIQKIQSTGSGKIQTYLSQEKLTATCLLCETNHSLRTCPKFRQLTAQQRVDFVYKNKICSNCLSSSHLKPNCKSTNTCIICHKPHHSLIHIRTKYNENTSENSNTQENRSESQNHQKPNIHNLSSQKEQPSTSKQNNSSHIQANFSSNNDMILLRTALVQIEHNGELFTIRALIDPGSQRTFISKRIQTRLQLPTTKSNFEISGIGGQRQTSDKQCQLSIVSKKHEIRFSVSAIVLPQVTKRLPAVSFEIPNNSELENLELADPYFNKSSQIDLVLGNDSERFINIEGIKKNICGETSAYNTIFGWVLSGPMRTETIHSFSVNVHEFEESSINEMLRKFWEQEEVPTSHLVSAADAFCEEYYRKTTTRLPDGRYMVRLPFKEEFSDSLYLGPSRYMALAQYNRMERNLSKDSELRTQYHDVLNEYIALDHAEETSSREISFDDKFNSFYLPHHAVVRPEHKSTKVRIVFNASRKTKSGYSLNDILHTGPTLQSDLTSVILNWRKYQYVFCGDIQKMYRQILVHPHDRPYQRILFKPSDNNSIKDYQLKTVTFGINCAPFLAIRTLLQLASDVQATHPIVARILKHETYVDDILSGGFSIQEALKARNDLIDILKNAGFPLKKIIANDPQLLAHIPPQDLYDSEFLRFHESSSTKTLGIKWNALSDSFTYSINPIQSGQTMTKRMVLSSIAQLFDPAGWIAPVIIRAKILMQQLWLEGIGWDDNLGPESQSTWNRLVFDFPHINSISISRWIQCCPTDTLEIHGFSDSSQAAYCACVYLRCQTNKSVVFSNLLVAKSKVAPLKPVCLPRLELNGAFLLAKLVNYVTSTFDFKISSITLWTDSSIVLGWLSKPPWTWETYIANRTSQIHELVPGSNWRHVPTQDNPADLGTRGCRPQDLTPNSLWFNGPKWLTQPHSTWPKRNPLVAPELGKRVNVQTYHSTNDDNDILLRFSSYNRALRVISYMFRFYNNCLSRRRSTIKMSNPFLTHKEVAFVKSRLIILSQKKFYPDEYSNLLESKPINDKSQLKCLNPFLSHENIMRVNGRLADSSLPYNERFPIILSGNSRFSHLYLLNLHQLLAHADCTLMCRMVQTEFYISRLKPRVKAIIHKCRTCVIFKQKSCSQIMAPLPSVRCELSPPFNITGVDFAGPFELKSSTLKRAPIIKSYVSIFVCFTTKAIHLEPCSELSSLAFEAAFTRFVGRRGLPHRVVSDNGRNFIGASRKLLKEFSAFVKSTASDISQKYSTHGFEWQFIPPHAPHMGGLWESAVKSFKHHFKRIAGAHKFTFEQFATILARIEGILNSRPISAVSEDPSDLTALTPGHFLKGSPIMSFPETPSQNLSLLNRWTKLKALHHQFAIRWKEDYLKSLHKRYKWKNSGPNLKIGDLVVVMDDLLPPSDWRLGRIVNTHHGSDNNIRVADIKVASGIITRPIVKLCYLPLLDQTSPESTS